A region of Pseudomonadota bacterium DNA encodes the following proteins:
- a CDS encoding MFS transporter: MSGAADVPSRQVTLAWREKLGYGVGDFGFNLYWATIGSFLAAFYTDVFGISAAAAGTMLFVTKIVDAFTDPLMGAVADRTRSRWGKFRPYLLFAAVPMAGAAVLTFTTPTLDSTGKLIWAYATYSVMMLAYTVLSTPYSALSGVMTARSEERTTLISVRFLFAFAGSALVGKCTLPLVDALGAGDATLGWQRTMMLYGAVAAVIFAVTFLSTRERIAPPPAQQASARQDIGDLLDNRPWLILFALAMIIMMTITMRGGSAYYYFHYYLERPELLPDYLLWQMLAYACGALSAPVLTRYVDKAKLLMGLMLLVGVLSIAFYFVPRDMIWLIFTFNILISLALGPKSPLTWSMYADTADYNEWRRGRRATAMTFSAATFSQKLGGSLGTASMLWMLAAIGYAANTAQDDASRNGIALLQTAIPGLFALVAVVVTASYSLSGTKLAQIQGELEQRDTQLDHA, encoded by the coding sequence GTGAGCGGCGCGGCCGACGTCCCGTCGCGGCAAGTCACCCTCGCCTGGCGCGAGAAGCTCGGCTACGGCGTCGGCGACTTCGGCTTCAACCTCTACTGGGCCACCATCGGATCGTTCCTCGCGGCCTTCTACACGGACGTGTTCGGCATCAGCGCGGCCGCCGCCGGCACCATGCTCTTCGTCACCAAGATCGTGGATGCGTTCACCGACCCGCTCATGGGCGCCGTGGCGGACCGCACGCGATCGCGCTGGGGGAAGTTCCGCCCCTACCTGCTGTTCGCCGCCGTTCCCATGGCGGGGGCCGCCGTCCTGACCTTCACCACGCCCACCCTCGATAGCACCGGCAAGCTGATCTGGGCCTACGCCACCTACTCGGTGATGATGCTGGCCTACACCGTGCTGAGCACGCCGTACTCGGCGCTCTCCGGCGTCATGACCGCCCGCAGCGAAGAGCGCACCACCCTGATCAGCGTGCGCTTTCTCTTCGCCTTCGCGGGCAGCGCCCTGGTGGGCAAGTGCACCCTGCCGCTGGTGGACGCCCTCGGCGCCGGTGACGCAACGCTCGGCTGGCAGCGCACGATGATGCTCTACGGCGCGGTGGCGGCAGTGATCTTTGCCGTCACGTTTCTGAGCACCCGTGAGCGCATCGCGCCGCCGCCCGCGCAGCAGGCCAGCGCCCGGCAAGACATCGGGGATCTCCTCGACAACCGCCCGTGGCTGATCCTGTTCGCCCTCGCCATGATCATCATGATGACGATCACCATGCGCGGCGGATCGGCCTACTACTATTTCCACTACTACCTCGAGCGCCCGGAGCTGCTGCCCGACTACCTCCTGTGGCAGATGCTCGCCTACGCCTGCGGCGCCCTGTCGGCCCCGGTGCTGACCCGCTACGTGGACAAGGCGAAGCTGCTCATGGGCCTCATGCTCCTCGTCGGCGTGCTCTCGATCGCCTTTTACTTCGTACCCCGCGACATGATCTGGCTGATCTTCACCTTCAACATCCTGATCAGCCTGGCCCTCGGGCCTAAGTCGCCGCTCACCTGGTCCATGTACGCCGATACCGCCGACTACAACGAGTGGAGAAGGGGCCGGCGCGCCACCGCGATGACCTTCTCCGCCGCGACCTTTTCGCAGAAGCTAGGCGGATCCTTAGGCACCGCGAGCATGCTCTGGATGCTGGCCGCCATCGGCTACGCGGCCAACACGGCCCAGGACGACGCCTCGAGAAACGGCATCGCGCTGCTCCAAACGGCGATCCCCGGCCTCTTCGCCCTGGTGGCCGTGGTGGTGACCGCCAGCTACAGCCTCAGCGGCACCAAACTCGCGCAGATTCAGGGCGAGCTAGAACAGCGGGATACCCAGCTTGATCACGCATAA
- a CDS encoding gluconokinase, GntK/IdnK-type has translation MAELPDLIVVIGVSGAGKTTLAIELAHRLQRPMLDADDLHPPENRRKLNAGIPLTDTDRAPWMRAVCARLAAAADAGEPLVLAHSGLRRHHRAALRMQGQSSAFVLLEGSFELLTARLEARQGHFMAASLLRSQFNAFQPTDGEPDVIPIDPALTTADQADACLHALHHLHEGNSAP, from the coding sequence ATGGCTGAGCTACCGGATCTGATCGTGGTCATCGGCGTGAGCGGTGCGGGCAAGACGACCCTCGCCATCGAGCTGGCCCATCGCCTGCAGCGCCCCATGCTCGATGCCGACGACCTGCATCCGCCCGAAAACCGGCGCAAGCTCAACGCCGGCATCCCCCTGACCGACACCGATCGCGCCCCGTGGATGCGCGCCGTCTGCGCGCGCCTCGCCGCCGCAGCTGACGCGGGGGAGCCGTTGGTGCTCGCCCACAGCGGGCTGCGACGCCACCATCGCGCGGCCCTGCGCATGCAGGGACAGTCCAGTGCGTTCGTGTTGCTGGAAGGCAGCTTCGAGCTGCTGACCGCTCGCCTGGAGGCACGCCAGGGCCACTTCATGGCCGCCTCCCTCCTGCGCAGCCAGTTCAACGCCTTCCAACCCACGGACGGCGAACCCGACGTCATCCCCATCGACCCGGCACTCACGACGGCCGACCAGGCCGACGCGTGCCTGCACGCCCTCCACCACCTGCATGAGGGGAATTCAGCACCATGA
- a CDS encoding CBM9 family sugar-binding protein, with protein sequence MKTTTFLFALAIAMPLAHAERVATFTDEPPVIDGVPDDSAWAAAPWYALDFSILGAVPTTDDFSARYRVTWDAHYLYLLAEITDDVLVDAHASPYESYWNDDTLEIFVDEDASGGIHQFNHSAFAYHIGLDNQVVDIGPFRTEAERARGEPIVVRLPSHVTARWQRSATPPYPLYWEVKLRLHRFTDDAAPLEPVTLRAGKEIGFMVAYCDADDANGRQHFMGDVEIEAVNGDRNLGYIDADVFGRLTLRQAAPKGESSDQRRERP encoded by the coding sequence ATGAAGACCACCACCTTCCTGTTCGCCCTGGCCATCGCGATGCCCCTTGCCCACGCGGAACGCGTCGCGACCTTCACCGACGAGCCCCCGGTGATCGATGGCGTTCCCGACGACAGCGCTTGGGCCGCCGCGCCGTGGTACGCCCTCGACTTCAGCATCCTCGGCGCCGTCCCCACGACCGATGACTTCAGCGCGCGCTACCGCGTCACCTGGGACGCGCACTACCTGTACCTGCTCGCGGAGATCACCGACGACGTGCTGGTCGACGCCCACGCGAGCCCGTACGAAAGCTACTGGAACGATGACACGTTGGAGATCTTCGTCGACGAGGACGCGAGCGGGGGCATCCACCAGTTCAACCACAGCGCCTTCGCCTACCACATCGGCCTCGATAACCAGGTGGTGGACATCGGCCCCTTCCGCACCGAGGCAGAACGCGCGCGCGGCGAACCGATCGTCGTGAGACTGCCCTCGCACGTGACCGCACGCTGGCAACGCAGCGCCACACCGCCCTATCCACTCTATTGGGAGGTGAAGCTGCGACTCCATCGATTCACCGATGACGCAGCCCCCCTCGAGCCCGTGACCCTGCGCGCCGGCAAGGAGATCGGCTTCATGGTGGCCTACTGCGACGCCGATGATGCGAACGGCCGCCAACACTTCATGGGCGATGTGGAGATCGAGGCGGTGAACGGCGACCGCAACCTGGGCTACATCGACGCCGACGTCTTCGGCCGCCTCACCCTGCGCCAGGCGGCGCCAAAGGGCGAGTCCTCCGACCAGCGGCGCGAGCGGCCGTGA
- a CDS encoding gluconate 2-dehydrogenase subunit 3 family protein — MNPARRSLLAAASAAAGLSLAALGGESALAIALADTARSGEATSAGELLDREPLADLGAVAAQLIPTTDTPGAADVDAHGVVDRLLARCHPPLRQQQVIRLLQQLRGAADEAYGEASFHRLTAPQQAALMQRMEQGASPFGSTHRDAWQFLKSLLVFAYCTSEAGATQLLAYDPLPGAYRGSVPYASVGKAWFE, encoded by the coding sequence GTGAACCCAGCACGTCGCTCGTTGCTGGCGGCCGCCAGCGCCGCCGCGGGCCTGTCGCTCGCCGCCTTAGGGGGCGAATCGGCGCTGGCGATAGCCCTCGCCGACACGGCTCGTTCGGGTGAGGCCACCTCAGCTGGCGAACTGCTCGACCGCGAGCCCCTGGCGGACCTCGGCGCCGTCGCCGCCCAGCTCATTCCCACCACCGACACGCCGGGCGCCGCCGACGTCGACGCCCACGGCGTCGTCGATCGCCTCCTGGCCCGATGCCATCCGCCCCTGCGCCAGCAACAGGTGATCCGCCTGCTGCAGCAGCTGCGCGGGGCGGCGGACGAGGCTTACGGCGAAGCGTCCTTCCACCGCCTGACCGCCCCCCAGCAGGCGGCCCTGATGCAACGTATGGAGCAAGGGGCATCGCCCTTCGGGTCGACGCACCGGGACGCGTGGCAGTTCCTGAAATCGCTCCTCGTGTTCGCCTATTGCACCTCGGAGGCCGGTGCCACCCAACTGCTGGCCTACGACCCGCTGCCGGGCGCTTACCGGGGCTCCGTGCCCTACGCCAGCGTCGGCAAGGCGTGGTTCGAATGA
- a CDS encoding GMC family oxidoreductase, which yields MKLQDALIGDSEEVFDAIVIGSGMTGGWAAKELCERGLKTLLVERGRVVEHRRDYPGEGVPPWSLPERGKVTRARIDRDYAVQSQNYAFSETTRHFYGNDRDLPYSTPADRKFRWIRGNQLGGKSLMWARQCYRWSAHDFAANATDGHGTAWPITYEELAPWYAYVERFVGISGAADGLDHLPDSVCQPPFEMTQPELTFRDRVRAKFPERHVIMSRIANLTEPTEEQTALGRSACQARNQCGHGCSFGAYFSTQSATLPAALATARLHIAPHSVVHSLIYDHGQRRVRGVRVIDEQTLQAREYHGRLVFLCASTLGSTQLLLNSANRHYPQGLANRSGVVGRFLMDHNYNASISARIPGYEEEYYAGRRPGGIVLPNIHFEPKRYAKGFARGYLLTGGSYREGWKMRGQEAGFGETFKARLGQPGPWRMQLYSQGETLPRADNQVALHPTLKDKWGIPQLHISCAWSPNEHAMMEHAAQTGEALMRAAGYEDVKSHIASNPLGTGVHETGTARMGDDPASSAFNRWNQAHGIDNLFCTDGASFCSIATQNPSLTMMALTVRAVDYAVRELTADRLG from the coding sequence ATGAAGCTCCAGGACGCACTCATCGGCGATAGCGAGGAGGTCTTCGACGCGATCGTGATCGGCTCGGGCATGACCGGCGGCTGGGCGGCGAAGGAACTCTGCGAGCGAGGGCTGAAAACACTGCTCGTGGAACGCGGCCGCGTCGTCGAGCACCGGCGCGACTACCCTGGCGAGGGCGTCCCGCCGTGGTCCCTGCCTGAGCGCGGCAAGGTGACCCGCGCCAGGATCGATCGCGACTACGCCGTGCAAAGCCAGAACTACGCCTTCAGCGAGACCACGCGCCATTTCTACGGCAACGACCGCGACCTCCCCTACAGTACCCCGGCGGACCGCAAGTTTCGGTGGATTCGCGGCAACCAGCTCGGCGGCAAGTCGCTCATGTGGGCGCGCCAATGCTATCGCTGGTCCGCCCATGACTTCGCGGCTAACGCGACCGATGGGCACGGCACTGCCTGGCCGATCACCTACGAGGAGCTCGCCCCCTGGTACGCCTACGTCGAGCGCTTCGTCGGCATCAGCGGCGCCGCGGACGGCCTGGATCACCTGCCGGACAGCGTCTGCCAGCCCCCCTTCGAGATGACCCAACCCGAGCTGACCTTCCGGGACCGGGTGCGTGCGAAGTTCCCTGAGCGCCACGTCATCATGAGTCGGATCGCCAACCTCACCGAGCCGACCGAGGAGCAGACAGCCCTCGGCCGGTCCGCCTGCCAGGCGCGCAACCAGTGCGGCCACGGGTGTTCCTTCGGAGCGTACTTCTCCACCCAGAGCGCCACGCTGCCCGCCGCCCTCGCCACCGCCCGCCTGCACATCGCCCCCCACAGCGTGGTCCACAGCCTGATCTACGACCATGGGCAGCGCCGCGTACGCGGGGTCCGCGTGATCGACGAGCAGACCCTGCAGGCGCGTGAATACCACGGTCGCCTCGTGTTCCTCTGCGCCTCGACGCTAGGGTCGACGCAACTGCTCCTCAACTCCGCTAACCGCCACTACCCCCAGGGACTCGCCAACCGGTCCGGTGTGGTCGGTCGATTCCTGATGGATCACAACTACAACGCGTCCATCAGCGCCCGCATTCCTGGCTACGAGGAGGAGTACTACGCCGGCCGGCGCCCCGGTGGCATCGTGCTGCCGAACATCCACTTCGAACCGAAGCGCTACGCCAAGGGCTTCGCGCGCGGCTACCTCCTCACCGGCGGTAGCTACCGCGAGGGGTGGAAGATGCGTGGCCAGGAGGCCGGCTTCGGGGAGACGTTCAAGGCTCGCCTCGGCCAACCAGGGCCGTGGCGCATGCAGCTGTACAGCCAGGGCGAGACCCTGCCCCGCGCCGACAACCAGGTGGCCCTGCATCCCACCCTCAAGGACAAATGGGGCATCCCCCAGCTGCACATCAGCTGCGCCTGGTCACCCAACGAGCACGCGATGATGGAACATGCGGCGCAGACCGGGGAGGCGCTCATGCGCGCCGCCGGCTACGAAGACGTCAAGAGCCACATCGCGAGCAACCCCCTGGGCACCGGCGTGCACGAGACGGGCACCGCGCGCATGGGCGACGACCCGGCGAGCTCAGCGTTCAACCGCTGGAATCAGGCCCACGGCATCGACAACCTGTTCTGCACAGACGGGGCGAGCTTCTGCTCCATCGCCACCCAGAACCCCTCGCTCACCATGATGGCGCTCACCGTGAGAGCGGTGGACTACGCCGTGCGTGAGCTGACCGCAGACCGCCTCGGCTAA
- a CDS encoding heparan-alpha-glucosaminide N-acetyltransferase domain-containing protein, translating to MSNTTQAPSARIASIDIMRGVVIMLMMLDHVRERFYMHVRTGDPIYDTIDPDLFFTRLLTHFCAPVFIFLAGVSAWLYAHPGEERYRSPTLFLLKRGLVVVLIEVVLYRLLWIDSYPTYLFLQVLFAIGVCMIALGLAVYLPYRVMGALGLLIVFGHNALEPLQFQPGEWLYPLWTVLHDGGEVMEIAGLTVSLSYPVLPWFGVILLGYVAGPLYAESEASPTRRKALVTIGVTCLALLLVLRGFNLYGETLPWEPKETWLRTVMSFVNYTKYPPSLDYLLLTLGVALLALAGLEAVRKPSKLLEAIRAFGSVPMFLYVVHLYVLLAAYWVLFAIFGANHGERFGLNSVAWIWVGTIALVLAHYPLARGFAAYKHREKRNKPWLSYF from the coding sequence ATGAGTAACACGACTCAAGCCCCCTCGGCACGCATCGCCTCTATCGACATCATGCGCGGCGTGGTCATCATGCTGATGATGCTCGACCACGTGCGCGAACGTTTCTACATGCACGTGCGCACGGGCGATCCGATCTACGACACGATCGATCCCGACCTCTTCTTCACCCGCCTGCTCACGCACTTCTGCGCCCCGGTATTCATCTTCCTGGCCGGCGTGTCCGCGTGGTTGTACGCGCACCCGGGCGAGGAGCGCTATCGGTCGCCGACCCTGTTCCTGCTCAAGCGTGGCCTCGTGGTCGTGCTCATCGAGGTGGTGCTCTATCGCCTGCTGTGGATCGACAGCTACCCCACCTACCTCTTTCTCCAGGTGCTGTTCGCCATCGGCGTCTGCATGATCGCCTTGGGTCTAGCTGTGTACCTGCCCTATCGGGTGATGGGGGCGCTCGGGCTACTCATCGTCTTTGGTCACAATGCCCTGGAGCCGCTGCAGTTCCAGCCGGGCGAGTGGCTCTACCCCCTGTGGACCGTGCTGCACGACGGGGGCGAAGTCATGGAGATCGCCGGCCTCACGGTCAGCCTCTCCTACCCCGTGTTGCCGTGGTTCGGCGTTATCTTGCTGGGTTACGTTGCTGGGCCGCTCTACGCCGAGTCCGAGGCGTCACCGACCCGGCGCAAGGCGCTGGTGACGATCGGGGTGACATGCCTGGCGCTGCTCCTCGTGCTGCGCGGTTTCAACCTCTATGGCGAGACCTTGCCCTGGGAGCCTAAGGAGACGTGGCTCCGCACCGTCATGTCTTTCGTTAACTACACGAAGTACCCACCGTCCCTGGACTACCTATTGCTCACCCTAGGGGTAGCGCTGCTGGCCTTGGCTGGCCTCGAGGCGGTGCGCAAGCCGAGCAAGCTGCTGGAGGCGATCAGGGCCTTCGGTTCGGTACCGATGTTTCTCTACGTGGTGCACCTGTACGTGCTGCTGGCGGCGTACTGGGTGCTGTTCGCGATCTTCGGCGCCAATCATGGCGAGCGCTTCGGCTTGAACAGCGTGGCGTGGATTTGGGTGGGCACGATCGCCCTGGTGCTCGCGCACTATCCCCTGGCGAGGGGGTTCGCCGCGTACAAGCATCGGGAGAAGCGCAACAAGCCCTGGCTGAGCTACTTCTAG
- a CDS encoding TonB-dependent siderophore receptor → MKTTTCSATLHQRAASMALVAIASLPAFAQSADEQTLEEVFVVGDRRAYQGNIEPLENPTSVQIIDLEVLRDVGALNLNDALDLSAAVARQNNFGGLWNSFSIRGFSGDINLPSGFLVNGFNAGRGFAGPRDVVGIQAVEVLKGPRAALFGRGEPGGTVNLITKRPEFRTGGDLRFTVGRWEQLRFEGDYQSTLGADEQVGFRLVGFLEDAESFRETVETQRFGLYPSFTWNITDNTRFTYELEYTNQEIPFDRGVAFTEEFGFTPRETFAGEPGDGPIETEVVGHQVELQHNFSDSWSVLAGFGRRDTSFEGDASETNFEGRQTLFLDGETVSRFFRRRDFDSDYTVFRAEIAGEFNTNQLRHRLLVGADYDRFNNSLNILRFRPGFFGADTDINTLDPAEYLFLDVFDPVYGQFPQPVPGPNTDREETLEGFGFYLQDQIDLTENFQVRLGLRFDDFEQDLTNLRADPVSTVTSEDSRVSPQFGAVYRINDGTSIYASYGEGFRQQTGSDFQGNQFDPNLTESAEVGFKADLGHYFDGITGDVTFTLFQVDQSNILVNDDRPEAVAAGFFSRAAGEARSQGIEIDAALSTDSGFNFWLSYAYVDAEFTTSAPDADFGAPIEEGDPLINAPEHQLNVQASQSIRVGSAEAQFGAGVLFTGERLGFTGFDFFLPSYTTARVFGQISLDNGFAIRLDVDNVFDEVFYTNSFADVWVEPGAPRRYRLTAAYSF, encoded by the coding sequence ATGAAGACGACTACTTGCAGCGCCACGCTCCATCAGCGTGCAGCCTCGATGGCGCTCGTGGCCATCGCGAGCCTCCCCGCCTTTGCCCAGAGTGCCGACGAGCAGACCCTCGAAGAGGTCTTCGTGGTGGGTGACCGCCGCGCCTACCAGGGCAACATCGAGCCCCTGGAGAATCCGACGTCCGTGCAGATCATCGATCTGGAAGTGCTGCGGGATGTCGGTGCTCTGAACCTGAACGACGCCCTGGACCTCTCCGCCGCCGTCGCGCGCCAGAACAACTTCGGCGGCCTGTGGAACAGCTTCTCGATCCGCGGCTTCAGCGGCGACATCAACCTGCCCAGCGGCTTCCTGGTGAACGGCTTCAACGCCGGCCGCGGCTTCGCCGGCCCGCGCGACGTCGTCGGCATCCAGGCCGTCGAGGTGCTGAAGGGCCCCCGTGCCGCCCTGTTCGGGCGGGGTGAGCCGGGCGGTACGGTCAACCTCATCACGAAGCGGCCGGAGTTCAGAACGGGCGGTGACCTGCGCTTCACCGTCGGTCGCTGGGAGCAACTGCGCTTCGAAGGTGACTACCAAAGCACCCTCGGCGCTGATGAGCAGGTCGGCTTCCGCCTGGTCGGCTTCTTGGAAGATGCTGAGAGCTTCCGCGAGACGGTGGAGACCCAGCGCTTCGGCCTCTATCCGTCGTTCACCTGGAACATCACCGACAACACGCGCTTTACCTACGAGCTTGAGTACACCAACCAGGAGATACCCTTCGATCGCGGCGTCGCCTTCACGGAGGAGTTCGGCTTCACGCCGCGCGAGACCTTCGCGGGCGAGCCGGGTGATGGTCCCATCGAGACGGAGGTGGTCGGTCACCAGGTGGAGTTGCAGCACAACTTCTCCGATAGCTGGAGCGTGCTCGCCGGTTTCGGTCGCCGTGACACCTCCTTCGAGGGTGATGCGTCCGAGACCAACTTCGAAGGTCGCCAGACCCTGTTCCTCGACGGGGAGACCGTGTCACGCTTCTTCCGTCGCCGTGACTTCGACTCGGACTACACCGTGTTCCGCGCGGAGATCGCCGGCGAGTTCAACACCAACCAGCTGCGCCACCGCCTCCTCGTCGGCGCGGACTACGACCGCTTCAACAACAGCCTCAACATCCTGCGCTTCCGCCCCGGCTTCTTCGGGGCGGACACGGACATCAATACGCTGGACCCGGCCGAGTACCTTTTCCTCGACGTGTTCGACCCCGTCTACGGTCAGTTCCCCCAGCCGGTGCCGGGACCGAACACCGATCGCGAAGAGACGCTCGAGGGTTTCGGCTTCTACCTCCAGGATCAGATCGATCTGACGGAAAACTTCCAGGTGCGCCTGGGCCTGCGCTTCGATGACTTCGAGCAGGACCTGACCAACCTGCGGGCTGATCCGGTGAGCACCGTGACGTCTGAGGACAGCCGCGTGTCGCCGCAGTTCGGCGCCGTCTACCGGATTAACGATGGCACCAGCATCTACGCCTCCTACGGCGAGGGCTTCCGCCAGCAGACGGGCTCCGACTTCCAGGGCAACCAGTTCGATCCCAACCTCACCGAGTCGGCCGAGGTGGGCTTCAAGGCCGATCTGGGGCACTACTTCGATGGCATCACCGGCGATGTCACCTTCACCCTGTTCCAGGTGGACCAGAGCAACATCCTCGTCAACGACGACCGACCGGAAGCGGTGGCTGCAGGGTTCTTCTCGCGCGCAGCCGGTGAAGCGCGAAGCCAAGGTATCGAGATCGACGCTGCGCTCAGCACGGACAGCGGCTTCAACTTCTGGCTGTCCTACGCCTACGTCGACGCGGAGTTCACCACCAGCGCCCCGGACGCAGACTTCGGCGCGCCGATCGAAGAGGGCGACCCGCTGATCAACGCGCCCGAGCATCAGCTGAACGTGCAGGCTAGCCAGAGCATTCGCGTGGGTAGCGCGGAGGCGCAGTTCGGTGCAGGCGTGCTCTTCACCGGCGAGCGTCTCGGCTTCACGGGATTCGACTTCTTCCTGCCCAGCTACACGACGGCCCGCGTCTTCGGTCAGATCTCCCTCGACAACGGCTTCGCGATCCGCCTCGACGTGGACAACGTGTTCGACGAGGTGTTCTACACCAACTCCTTCGCCGATGTCTGGGTGGAGCCCGGTGCACCGCGTCGCTACCGTCTCACGGCCGCCTACTCGTTCTAA
- a CDS encoding CIA30 family protein, whose protein sequence is MADDRLITDFTAESADLAWYVVNDNVMGGRSQGGFETKQGSLLFTGATNTNGGGFSSIRSGPLTLDLSAYAGLRLRVYGDGRRYTWRLTTDARVYGRPVGYWADFDTVADEWTTVDVPFSAFIPQFRGARLRGPSLATAKISGMGLMIYDKRDGPFTLTLGSVHAYSASP, encoded by the coding sequence ATGGCTGATGACCGGCTCATTACAGACTTCACCGCCGAGAGCGCCGATCTCGCCTGGTACGTGGTCAACGACAACGTCATGGGCGGGCGCAGCCAGGGCGGCTTTGAGACCAAGCAAGGCTCGCTCCTGTTCACCGGAGCCACCAACACCAACGGCGGCGGCTTCAGCTCCATCCGCAGCGGCCCGCTGACGCTCGACCTGTCCGCCTACGCCGGCCTGCGGCTCAGGGTGTACGGCGATGGGCGCCGCTACACCTGGCGCCTGACCACCGACGCGCGGGTCTACGGTCGCCCGGTGGGCTACTGGGCGGACTTCGACACCGTCGCCGACGAGTGGACCACCGTGGACGTGCCCTTCTCGGCCTTCATTCCCCAGTTCCGAGGGGCACGCCTGCGAGGGCCGTCGCTCGCAACGGCGAAGATCAGCGGCATGGGCTTGATGATCTACGACAAGCGCGATGGCCCGTTCACGCTCACGTTGGGGAGCGTCCACGCCTATTCCGCCAGCCCCTAG
- a CDS encoding M15 family metallopeptidase, protein MRKSPYAAMRILGVSVGMLLLSACQLAPSTESAPTTAYPLDPAIDGRRPAKALLDCLTPVQVEYVDFDGARRDGVIIVNRDFAEGVRQIFAALADLEFPIERIEPVSAYGWDDERSMQANNTSGYNYRNVTGAGRLSAHAIGCAIDVNPRYNPYVFPADDVLDSLVQQGKADADGEVFPEYRSEAFHFREDGALDLTRVGAIHPRNGSYTRDYAAQPGTVIAGTPLGDAVIDIFAEHGWTVWGGAWNSVRDWQHFQVPGCLRKAQLAPGERYCEP, encoded by the coding sequence GTGAGGAAGTCCCCGTACGCCGCGATGCGAATCCTAGGCGTATCGGTCGGCATGCTGCTCTTGAGCGCATGCCAGCTGGCGCCGAGCACCGAGTCGGCGCCGACCACGGCGTACCCGTTGGATCCGGCGATCGACGGGCGACGCCCCGCAAAGGCACTCCTGGACTGCCTGACCCCCGTGCAGGTGGAGTACGTCGATTTCGATGGCGCTCGCCGCGACGGCGTCATCATCGTCAACCGCGACTTCGCCGAGGGGGTGCGCCAGATCTTCGCGGCGCTGGCTGATCTGGAATTCCCCATCGAGCGCATCGAACCGGTTTCCGCCTACGGCTGGGACGACGAACGCTCGATGCAGGCCAACAACACCTCGGGCTACAACTACCGCAACGTGACCGGTGCTGGGCGCCTCTCGGCCCACGCGATCGGGTGCGCGATCGATGTGAACCCCCGCTACAACCCCTACGTGTTCCCGGCGGACGACGTGCTCGATAGCTTGGTGCAACAGGGCAAGGCCGACGCTGACGGCGAGGTCTTCCCGGAATACCGATCGGAGGCGTTTCACTTCCGCGAAGACGGCGCCCTGGACCTCACCCGCGTGGGCGCCATTCACCCGCGCAACGGCTCCTACACTCGGGACTACGCGGCGCAACCGGGCACGGTGATCGCGGGCACCCCCCTCGGCGATGCCGTCATCGACATCTTCGCCGAGCACGGCTGGACCGTGTGGGGCGGTGCGTGGAATTCCGTCCGCGACTGGCAGCACTTCCAGGTGCCCGGGTGTCTGCGAAAGGCGCAACTCGCGCCCGGCGAACGCTACTGTGAGCCTTGA